The Prunus dulcis chromosome 3, ALMONDv2, whole genome shotgun sequence genome segment aatcaaTCGAAAAGAGCAAGGTTGAGCACGAACCAATGAGGTTGGCCAAGGTCATGATGATTTTGGGCTTGATAATTGGGATGACGGATTCACGCTCAATTCGAATCATgtccttcttcttttgctccatttttttgctttgctttctttgttttctgcGAAAGCGGTATCGCCAATGGCACAGCAGACCAACCTGTGAATTCAGCCCCTTTAAGAACAAGAATTATGAGATGACGGTTGAGGTTAGATTCTTTCTTGGGATTAAATGAAagggtttttttgggtttggggttttggttttggtatATATATTACCTTCTACTAAGGGAGTGTTTTGTATCTTCCTTGCAAACAGAGTGTTTTTGTCCGGGGAGAGAGTGAGGTTGAAGCCAAACCACAGAAACAGAACGAAATGCCAAAAAGAGAACAGTAGAACATTTTTAGATCAAATTTAATACAGTCAAACGTTTGACGGGGGTTCAACTAGTTTACGTTTATCAGAAAAACAACTGTTTTACTTTTAAAAGCATGATTTGATTTCCTTCCAAGTTTAGTTTATTCCATTACAATTATACTTGAACGGTTATGATATGTACTTCGTTAACAAATCATATTCTGATCTGATTGGCATTGAAgagtttgttttttattttttatatacaaacgatagTTTAAATTACCCTAAATATGGGGAGAAGTCGAATTTGAGTCAAGAATACACTGACTAACTAGccaaaaagaataaatttaGCTGACAATAAGAGGGTGTATAAAATATTTCATGTGTATATACACAGAGGATTGGCATATATTGCATGTGAAATCATCTTATGCAGCCTCATTGATTGGGAAATGCTCAGAGTTTGGCTCTCTAAACTCATTGCTAACATATTCACTTAGGTGACAGACAGGTGCCCACTTTCTGTTGTCTGGTTCTCCCCCAATTCAATTCTAATATCACTCAAATGCCTGCTTCCAGTTGTTTGACTTTCCCTCAGGTCAACGCTAGCATCTGTAACAGGCCCTTCTTTCTGGGGCTCAGCAGTCCTGCTTCTGCAAATGGGACAAATGGGTGTCCGCAAAAGCCATGCATCCACGCACTGAGCATGAAAACTGTGCTTGCACAGAGGCAACAGCCTGCACTTCTCGCCCATCTTGAAGTTGTCCAAGCACACTACACAATCCACAGGGCTACTTGGCTTGTCCCAATTGGCTACATAATCAAAGCTAGGAAGCTTCTCTAGGTCATCTTTGGACATGCTTGCTGTGCCACCTGTACTGCTGGCCATGGCAACCATAGAGCCATTACCAAACCCTCCTCTTCTGAAAGCCCTCCCAACAATCCAAACATGGACTAAGATCAAGAACCCAATTCCCACAAATAACAATATGACAGAAAAGAAGATTGCCATTGCCACAATCTGCACTGCATCACCTGGAAACTTTTCACTCATTGTAATATCCCCTTACTTCTCATTCTGTATTGGAAAGCTGAAAGTTTCTGAAGAAAAATGGAGTTTGTGggttagaagaaaaagaagagcatTAGAATGTACTCATTGGAAACCAACCAATAAGAAGGCAGCTCTGTTTTACAAAGAGGGAGGAGATTTATTCATGACAACATAAAGTAGATTAGATTACCTAAAACACTGGGTAAATGAggcaaattttaaaattaattcatAGTAGATAGGGTTAACTAGTCTCTATCATGGAGTAGGTGgtaaaaaaccaaattgagTCCAGACGAAAAAGAAACGTCAGAAGATCCAGAGATTTCTCACTGTCCCCTTTTGTTTTcatgttttcctttctttatCTAGGTTAAGGTGAAGCTCCGTACAGTGTTAATGAAAGTAAAACTAATGgccgtttgataaccattttgCTTttagtttgagtttttatttttttacgctaaaatatagaaaaaaataagaatgagaatgagagggaggaTGAGATGAGAGGATATGATTTATAAGCACAAATTTTtgtgctttttgttttttaaatcaTATGTTTGATTGAGCATGGAGTTGGTTTATGTGCACAAATTTTTCTCTTAGAACAATCTTGTGCTGCAGTTTTGATTTCCGCTTATTTGTACCCCTTTATTGGATTTCAGGCACTAGCAAAGTTTGTTCTTACTTGTAAGATGGAGCGAGatataatttccaattttctaattaaaaggagaaaaaaaggatGTAGGATGCTCCACCAGAGAAAGTGGAATTAGATCGGTTACCCACCAAGCTGAACCATTCAGCAACTGCTCATctaaaggatttttttttttataaaaattttaattacaatatatattgGCATCTAATTGTTTTGTACTCGATAAGttcaacaaaacaaagcagCGCACCTAGAAAATCCCAATTTAAGAGATGGATGATGAAAATTGCATTGGAATTTTCTGCTCCTTGCAATGGCCTATTGTTTTTTAGACATTAAGCCAGTTAGAAGATAAGTTTTTGTACTTACCAGGGAAAAACAAGGGTCATGATCACAAAGCATCTAAAACCCAAAGCAAAGCGGGTGTAGTTAGCTATAATGAATGGCTTGATTAGACTTTTGACCCAATAATATGGGTGAGGAACATTGTCATTGTGGGCGCAGATTGACAGCAGatgattgaaaaaagaaacatctCAACAGCGTTGATTGAAGGAACAAGGCCTAGCTGTAATAATGACATGTGTGAAGAATATGATCATACGATTCTGGATCAACCACGTGCTCCCACCATAATACCAAACATATCAACCTTTCAAAGAATTTACAGACgcgaaaaatgaaaaagattttgatgaaccaaatcaaatcaagggCAGATATAGGCTTGCTAAAGCTCATATATGTTGCAAAATGGAGATAATACTACTCAAACTCGTGCGTGTTCAATATAAACCTGTGTCAGGAGCCCATAACGAGACCTTCCCGAGAGATACTGGTAACCCGAAGAACAGCTTGTGCACTAAGAGGCGAGAGTTTTGACTGACAAAAGTTCTCCCAAGAGCTCGGTTCTGGATGCTCAGATACTGATGCTGTGGTGAGATCATTAAATTTCTCATAAACAGTCTGCAGCTCCAGGAGGAGAATTCGAGCAGCCTCCCTCGACTCCGGAAGCTGGTCACTAAGCTGGGATGCAGCTGTCTGAATGAATTTGTCAATCCCATAAACTTTGATGCCTTCAACGCCctgttgacagacacaggaTAAGTGCATATAACAGTAAGAAATCAAATGCACCCTGTTTTCATTATCTCAAAACGTGCAAATATGTGATAACAGACATAGTAGATAAAAGgaattgaaatggaaatgtacATACAACCATGTGAGAAAATAGATTCAATTGTATATGTACAACAATATAACTAGGTAGACTCAGAGAGAATAATGGTTGACAGGATAAAACACATGATTGTTGTTCTTGAGCACATATTACGTGTAGAAGTAAATGGGCAAGTACAGGGGTCGATGGGGCAAGATGAATCTACATAATATAAATACAGgaacaaacaaattcaaagaaaCTTCAGCACTTGATTTTGAAAGCTAATGAAAGGTTAAGCCATTTCCACCAATTCCAGTTTCACAACACAGAGTCCAAACAATAAGCAGACCCTAAACCAGTATAAAGGTTTATATATGCGCAGATAGTAAAGGGGGAAAGAACCTAATAAGACTCTGCTCCACACAAAAGATGCTACGTCTAAAGCAGCACAAGAAAACAAGCAACTGCTGCTACAACTGAATAGAACTTAGACACCAATGTAATAGCAATTTTGGGGTGGGGGTGAAGGAAATATTACTAAGACCAATCGAAACATTAAAAGCCAAAAAGTATGAAA includes the following:
- the LOC117622013 gene encoding RING-H2 finger protein ATL39-like; translated protein: MSEKFPGDAVQIVAMAIFFSVILLFVGIGFLILVHVWIVGRAFRRGGFGNGSMVAMASSTGGTASMSKDDLEKLPSFDYVANWDKPSSPVDCVVCLDNFKMGEKCRLLPLCKHSFHAQCVDAWLLRTPICPICRSRTAEPQKEGPVTDASVDLRESQTTGSRHLSDIRIELGENQTTESGHLSVT